In uncultured Ilyobacter sp., a genomic segment contains:
- a CDS encoding FAD-dependent oxidoreductase: MKIVIIGSVAAGTSVAAKARRNNEECEITIYEKDSDISYSGCGLPYYIGDREIERDVLTPRTDKWFEKRFNMDLKIGHEVLSINKDNKTLVVKNLDTGEEFEDNYDKLVIATGASPIKPPIAGIDGKNVFFLRNVKSADNIIEYIASNSPKKAVIIGAGYIGLELLENLENLGIEVTVVEREDRAMSKMDKDMAVYLEDYLTKKGVNLILGEEVTKINEKSVETATGKKIDADFAVVCTGVRPNSKLASGIGVEVYPNGAVKVNHKLETNIDGVYAVGDVAMAWSIINGEPMYVPLGSTANKMGRICGDVITGGQLRFKGILGTGIFKVFDMAVASTGMTEEQALERGYDVEVVHNIKPNQTAYFETSREMVIKAVADRKSGKLLGVQILGENGVDKRMDVFVALMSTGATVDEFFHLDLAYAPPFSTTKDPVMYTGMILENAIYGKNKILSVKELMENRDDYTVIDVRASKQYDAAHIPGAINIPLGDLRSEALKLDKNKKYVVHCNKGVTGNAAHNVMLNLGFDCYNLSGGYKNYSVQTKN, translated from the coding sequence ATGAAGATAGTAATAATTGGGTCTGTAGCAGCTGGAACATCAGTGGCGGCAAAAGCTAGAAGAAATAACGAAGAATGTGAGATAACCATATATGAAAAGGACAGCGATATAAGTTATTCAGGTTGCGGGCTTCCGTATTATATAGGGGATAGGGAAATAGAAAGAGATGTTCTGACACCTAGAACAGATAAATGGTTTGAAAAAAGATTTAATATGGATTTAAAAATAGGACACGAAGTATTATCTATAAATAAAGACAATAAAACCCTTGTTGTAAAGAACCTTGATACAGGAGAGGAATTTGAAGATAATTATGACAAACTGGTAATAGCTACTGGTGCTTCACCTATAAAACCCCCTATAGCCGGTATAGATGGAAAGAATGTATTCTTTTTGAGAAATGTTAAATCTGCAGATAATATAATAGAATATATAGCATCTAATTCTCCTAAAAAAGCCGTCATTATAGGGGCCGGATATATAGGTTTAGAACTTTTGGAAAACTTGGAAAATCTCGGTATAGAGGTAACTGTAGTAGAAAGAGAAGATAGAGCTATGTCTAAGATGGACAAAGATATGGCAGTATATTTAGAGGACTACCTGACCAAAAAAGGAGTAAACCTTATTTTGGGAGAGGAAGTCACTAAAATAAACGAAAAATCTGTAGAGACAGCAACAGGGAAAAAAATAGATGCTGATTTTGCAGTAGTATGCACAGGGGTTAGACCAAATTCCAAGCTAGCCAGTGGTATAGGGGTAGAGGTATATCCAAATGGTGCAGTAAAAGTAAATCATAAGTTAGAAACAAATATAGACGGTGTATACGCTGTAGGTGATGTGGCTATGGCATGGTCAATAATCAACGGAGAACCAATGTATGTACCACTTGGATCTACTGCAAATAAGATGGGAAGAATTTGTGGAGATGTAATCACAGGGGGACAACTCAGGTTTAAAGGGATTCTCGGAACAGGTATATTTAAAGTATTTGACATGGCAGTAGCATCTACAGGTATGACAGAGGAACAGGCATTAGAAAGAGGTTATGATGTTGAAGTCGTTCATAATATAAAACCCAATCAGACTGCGTATTTTGAAACTAGTAGAGAGATGGTAATAAAAGCTGTTGCCGATCGAAAAAGCGGAAAACTACTAGGAGTACAAATACTAGGAGAAAACGGAGTAGATAAAAGAATGGATGTATTTGTGGCACTTATGAGTACCGGAGCCACTGTAGATGAGTTTTTCCATCTTGATTTAGCATATGCGCCTCCATTTTCTACTACAAAAGATCCTGTAATGTATACTGGAATGATATTAGAAAATGCTATCTACGGGAAAAATAAGATCTTATCAGTAAAAGAACTTATGGAAAATAGAGATGATTATACTGTTATCGACGTAAGGGCTAGCAAACAATATGACGCCGCTCATATTCCAGGGGCAATTAATATTCCTCTTGGAGATTTGAGATCAGAGGCTCTAAAACTTGATAAAAATAAGAAATATGTTGTTCATTGCAATAAGGGAGTGACAGGAAATGCCGCTCACAATGTAATGTTAAACCTTGGTTTTGATTGTTACAACCTTTCAGGTGGATACAAAAATTATTCTGTACAAACAAAGAACTAG
- a CDS encoding helix-turn-helix domain-containing protein, with product MKELSEVIGKNLKEIRKKQNLSLDETSRLTGVSKPMLGQIERGQSNPTVSTLWKIATGLKVPFSEFMKKSAADYEIVSLKNIDPVLECGEDMKIYTMFPFNNEENFEILYIKLESGAVHKSQKHRDEVKEYVFVIDGVLHMKIGSENLTIKKGEALKFKANIDHEYSNMNKEECFFQNIIVYQNTHQN from the coding sequence ATGAAAGAATTAAGTGAAGTTATAGGAAAAAATCTAAAAGAGATAAGAAAAAAACAGAATCTCAGCCTAGACGAAACCTCTAGACTCACAGGAGTAAGTAAGCCTATGCTAGGACAGATAGAAAGAGGCCAGTCAAATCCCACTGTTTCCACTCTTTGGAAAATAGCCACTGGATTAAAAGTTCCATTTTCAGAGTTTATGAAAAAGTCGGCAGCGGACTATGAAATTGTTTCCTTAAAAAATATAGATCCCGTTTTAGAATGCGGAGAAGATATGAAAATTTACACCATGTTTCCTTTTAATAATGAGGAAAATTTTGAGATTTTATATATTAAATTAGAATCTGGGGCTGTACACAAATCTCAAAAACACAGGGACGAAGTAAAGGAATATGTCTTTGTAATAGACGGGGTTCTCCATATGAAAATAGGGTCAGAGAATCTGACTATAAAAAAAGGAGAGGCTCTAAAATTCAAGGCAAATATAGACCATGAATACTCAAATATGAATAAGGAAGAGTGTTTTTTTCAAAATATAATAGTTTATCAGAACACACATCAAAATTAG
- a CDS encoding DUF2188 domain-containing protein: protein MGKNQHVVPHNGKWAVRGEGNERVTKITLTQKEAIEIAEEIARHQKSNTKIHGKDGKIRAGNCYSHTEPHKN, encoded by the coding sequence ATGGGTAAAAATCAACATGTTGTCCCACACAATGGTAAGTGGGCTGTACGAGGCGAAGGAAATGAGAGAGTAACTAAAATTACCTTAACTCAAAAAGAAGCCATAGAGATCGCCGAAGAAATAGCAAGACATCAAAAATCAAATACTAAAATACATGGTAAAGATGGTAAAATAAGAGCAGGAAATTGCTATAGCCATACCGAACCACATAAAAATTAA
- a CDS encoding lecithin retinol acyltransferase family protein encodes MKIKAGDIIKVSRKNKKNYQYGLYIGQEEVIYYLETLEIKGRVIKTTLEDFRKKNGIIEVVDFPATREGRSTVVKSEEFMKKKNLISKGTWPEWFISQFDEYVLSTIWDTIQRAKSRLDKIEEPVFNNGEHFVWWCKVELKRKDKKDGKLDEFFNPSTPLERFPLSKKPLPVK; translated from the coding sequence ATGAAAATCAAAGCAGGAGATATAATAAAAGTCTCCAGAAAAAACAAGAAAAACTACCAGTATGGTTTATACATAGGACAGGAAGAGGTCATCTATTACTTAGAAACCCTTGAAATAAAGGGCAGGGTAATTAAAACCACCCTTGAAGATTTCAGAAAGAAAAACGGGATCATTGAAGTTGTAGATTTTCCAGCAACTAGAGAAGGAAGAAGCACAGTAGTAAAATCAGAGGAATTTATGAAAAAGAAAAATCTGATATCTAAGGGGACATGGCCTGAGTGGTTTATTTCACAGTTTGATGAGTATGTATTGAGCACAATATGGGATACTATACAGAGAGCCAAAAGCAGACTAGATAAAATAGAAGAACCGGTATTTAACAATGGAGAACATTTTGTATGGTGGTGTAAGGTGGAGTTAAAGAGGAAAGATAAAAAAGATGGTAAATTAGACGAGTTTTTTAATCCTTCAACGCCACTGGAAAGATTTCCTCTTTCTAAAAAACCATTACCAGTTAAATAG
- a CDS encoding metalloregulator ArsR/SmtB family transcription factor has protein sequence MDILKLISDNNRMRILNILYKKDKICVCVLEDILGLNQSNLSRHLNKLKKAGIIVGEKRSQWVDYEISEKFLQENQFVREILETRLTGEIFLRDLENLKCSTC, from the coding sequence ATGGATATATTAAAATTAATTTCCGACAACAACAGAATGAGAATACTAAACATATTATATAAAAAGGACAAAATTTGTGTATGTGTTTTAGAAGATATATTAGGATTAAATCAGTCTAATCTTTCAAGACACCTCAATAAATTAAAAAAGGCAGGAATAATTGTAGGGGAAAAAAGATCCCAGTGGGTTGATTATGAGATATCTGAAAAATTTCTTCAGGAAAATCAATTCGTAAGAGAAATTTTAGAGACAAGGCTGACTGGAGAAATATTTTTAAGGGATTTAGAAAACCTAAAATGTTCAACATGTTAA
- the pcp gene encoding pyroglutamyl-peptidase I: protein MRVLITGFDPFGGEKINPAWEAIKLLPDTIESIEVIKLEIPTVFKKSIDVLMSGIEKHKPDAVICVGQAGGRYEISMERIAINLDDARIKDNEGNQPIDEKVYPDGDSAYFSNLPIKAMTEAIKSTGIPASVSNTAGTFVCNHIMYGLLYHIEKSNVAKKGGFIHVPYIPQQVIGKKNLPSMGLDIISQGLEAAISAIGKNEKDLEISGGREF from the coding sequence TTGAGAGTATTAATTACAGGTTTTGATCCTTTTGGAGGAGAGAAAATAAATCCCGCCTGGGAAGCAATCAAACTTTTACCTGATACTATAGAGAGTATAGAGGTTATTAAACTGGAAATCCCAACAGTTTTTAAAAAATCCATCGATGTTTTAATGTCTGGAATAGAAAAGCATAAACCTGATGCAGTTATCTGTGTCGGACAAGCTGGGGGAAGATATGAGATTTCCATGGAAAGAATAGCCATTAATTTGGACGATGCAAGGATCAAGGATAACGAAGGAAATCAACCCATCGATGAAAAAGTCTATCCTGATGGTGACAGTGCTTATTTTAGCAACCTTCCTATCAAGGCAATGACAGAGGCTATCAAATCTACTGGGATCCCTGCATCTGTATCCAATACTGCCGGAACCTTCGTCTGCAACCATATCATGTACGGTCTCCTTTATCACATAGAAAAATCCAATGTGGCGAAAAAAGGTGGCTTTATCCATGTGCCATATATCCCGCAACAGGTTATTGGTAAAAAAAATCTTCCATCTATGGGACTAGATATTATTTCACAGGGCCTTGAAGCTGCTATTTCTGCAATCGGAAAAAATGAAAAGGATCTTGAAATATCCGGAGGACGTGAATTTTAA
- a CDS encoding YbjQ family protein gives MKTIRYIGSILFILGLFTSIFAGIPWAVITAEDPVVPLWLRTAVFSLLGGIFIVLVTVGLGQKKYKAPEKESVSSEHKTKILMSNSVVLPGSEVSEILGLVQGHTVFAIWLGKDLSAIIKLILGGELTEYTDMMGKAREIAAERMIAQAEEIGADAVINIRYMTTSVVGSAAELFAYGTAVKLKNIQ, from the coding sequence ATGAAAACAATTCGTTATATCGGTTCTATATTGTTTATTTTGGGACTTTTCACCTCTATATTTGCCGGTATTCCATGGGCTGTAATAACTGCTGAAGACCCCGTTGTCCCCTTATGGTTGAGGACAGCTGTTTTTTCTCTATTGGGAGGAATTTTCATAGTCCTAGTCACAGTGGGATTAGGTCAGAAAAAATATAAAGCGCCGGAAAAGGAAAGTGTATCATCTGAACATAAAACTAAAATTCTGATGTCAAACTCGGTTGTGCTCCCTGGTTCTGAAGTATCTGAAATTTTAGGATTAGTTCAGGGACATACAGTATTTGCCATCTGGTTGGGTAAAGACCTTTCTGCTATAATAAAACTCATCCTTGGAGGAGAATTGACTGAATACACTGATATGATGGGAAAAGCACGGGAAATAGCTGCAGAAAGAATGATTGCACAGGCTGAGGAAATAGGTGCCGATGCTGTCATAAACATCCGCTATATGACAACAAGTGTTGTGGGAAGTGCTGCAGAACTTTTTGCCTATGGTACGGCAGTAAAACTTAAAAACATTCAATAG
- a CDS encoding SHOCT domain-containing protein yields the protein MRQLCFEYFNRGGMFRWMGGGLMMLFPILLIVLIFYFFNKNDKNNNIENVTPLDILKKRYARGEITKQEFESMKKDIQ from the coding sequence ATGCGTCAGTTGTGTTTTGAATACTTCAATAGAGGCGGAATGTTCAGATGGATGGGAGGTGGCCTTATGATGCTTTTTCCAATACTACTTATTGTATTGATTTTTTATTTTTTCAATAAGAATGACAAGAACAACAATATAGAAAATGTCACTCCCTTAGATATACTGAAAAAAAGATATGCAAGAGGAGAGATAACTAAGCAAGAGTTTGAAAGTATGAAAAAAGATATACAGTGA
- a CDS encoding Crp/Fnr family transcriptional regulator has product MNTKYTELFDLDKQNNMRQFFLEILGPCGKVEKYPKGSIISRDIEDCLYVVKTGAVNISICDIGGEEQMIYRLYPGEILGEFEIFSEVSQNYTLHFLEDSTLWKIEKCKINNILKDKPEYYNYFMHSMSRKYNLSLIQSGFNKFYSSEEKLTEFLLRICKIREPNSTVNIKIEGYTHEDIGKGINVSRIGITNILKKLEERGLIIIKRKLIIVKSVENLAEYRESIRKNR; this is encoded by the coding sequence ATGAATACAAAATATACAGAATTATTTGATTTAGATAAACAAAACAATATGAGACAATTTTTTTTGGAAATCCTAGGTCCATGTGGAAAAGTTGAAAAATATCCAAAGGGATCTATAATATCCAGAGATATTGAAGACTGTCTCTATGTTGTCAAAACTGGAGCAGTTAATATTTCCATCTGTGATATAGGCGGAGAGGAGCAGATGATTTATAGATTATATCCAGGAGAAATTTTAGGAGAATTTGAAATTTTCTCAGAAGTCAGTCAGAATTATACCCTACATTTTTTAGAAGATAGTACTCTCTGGAAAATAGAAAAATGCAAAATAAATAATATCCTCAAAGACAAACCTGAATATTACAACTATTTTATGCATAGTATGAGTCGAAAGTACAACCTTTCCCTTATACAGTCAGGGTTTAATAAATTCTATTCCAGCGAGGAAAAACTTACTGAATTTCTTTTAAGAATATGCAAAATAAGGGAACCAAATTCAACTGTAAATATAAAAATAGAAGGCTACACCCATGAAGATATAGGAAAAGGTATTAATGTTTCTAGGATAGGTATAACGAATATCCTAAAAAAACTAGAAGAAAGAGGGCTGATAATCATAAAAAGAAAACTTATCATTGTAAAATCTGTAGAAAATTTGGCAGAATACAGAGAAAGTATCAGGAAAAACAGATAG
- the arsB gene encoding ACR3 family arsenite efflux transporter translates to MKKETGINFFEKYLTVWVILCMIVGVLIGKYLPQIPASLGKLEYANISMPIAVLIWLIIYPMMLKIDFKSIVNATKNLKGLAITTSINWLIKPFTMYALAVFFLKGIFSGLISAELADEYVTGAVLLGAAPCTAMVFVWSKLTKGDTAYTLVQVAVNDLILLVAFVPIVGLLLGVSNVTVPYATLFLSVVLFVVTPLIAAWITRKSVVANKGLDYLENTFIKKFDKSTMVGLLLTLVIIFSFQGDKLLTNPMDIALIAVPLTIQTFLIFVFAYVWAKKWDMPHEVASPGAMIGASNFFELAVAVAISLFGINSGVTLATVVGLLVEVPVMLILVKISNSTRKHFETKASIA, encoded by the coding sequence ATGAAAAAGGAAACTGGAATCAATTTTTTTGAAAAATATCTTACAGTTTGGGTGATACTCTGTATGATAGTTGGGGTGTTAATAGGTAAATATCTACCTCAAATACCAGCATCTTTGGGGAAATTGGAATATGCAAATATATCCATGCCAATAGCAGTGCTTATATGGCTTATTATCTATCCTATGATGCTTAAGATTGACTTTAAGAGTATCGTAAATGCCACTAAAAATTTAAAAGGGTTAGCCATAACGACTAGCATAAACTGGTTGATAAAACCCTTTACAATGTATGCTTTGGCAGTGTTTTTTTTAAAGGGTATATTCAGCGGGCTTATTTCTGCAGAACTTGCCGATGAATATGTTACAGGGGCAGTTCTACTAGGAGCAGCACCGTGTACAGCCATGGTATTTGTATGGAGCAAGCTAACTAAAGGGGATACAGCTTATACCCTAGTACAGGTAGCTGTAAACGATCTTATTCTGTTAGTTGCTTTTGTTCCTATAGTGGGATTGCTTTTAGGAGTTTCAAATGTTACAGTACCTTATGCAACTTTGTTTTTGTCAGTGGTTCTATTTGTGGTAACACCTCTCATTGCGGCTTGGATTACGAGAAAATCTGTAGTTGCCAATAAGGGCTTGGATTATCTGGAAAATACATTTATTAAAAAGTTTGATAAGAGTACCATGGTGGGCTTGCTGTTGACACTTGTTATTATATTTTCTTTTCAGGGAGATAAGTTACTTACTAACCCTATGGATATAGCACTTATTGCGGTTCCTCTTACTATACAGACATTCTTAATATTTGTTTTTGCCTATGTTTGGGCAAAAAAGTGGGATATGCCTCATGAAGTGGCGTCTCCAGGAGCCATGATTGGTGCAAGTAACTTCTTTGAATTAGCAGTTGCAGTTGCAATATCTCTGTTTGGTATCAATTCAGGTGTAACTTTAGCAACTGTAGTGGGACTTTTGGTAGAGGTTCCAGTTATGTTAATTTTAGTAAAAATATCAAATTCAACAAGAAAACATTTTGAGACCAAGGCATCGATTGCATAA
- a CDS encoding DUF969 domain-containing protein, giving the protein MIKLIGILIIVLGFTFRLDTIAVVLVAGVTTGLVSGVDFMTILSTLGEAFVKTRYMTLFLLTLPVIGILERNGLKERGAHFIKGMNSLTSGRILSFYMLIRTLAAALSVRLGGHVQFIRPLIHPMAQSASENKLSRNLSEKENDKLKGVACAVENYGNFFGQNVFVASGGVLLIVGTLQELGIIVEPYSVSKAAIPMAFISVILSFVQNYWTDMTLSKAHVDTQLEKEVKE; this is encoded by the coding sequence ATGATCAAGCTTATTGGAATTCTTATCATTGTATTGGGTTTCACATTTAGACTTGACACCATTGCTGTTGTATTAGTTGCAGGTGTCACAACTGGTCTTGTATCTGGTGTAGATTTCATGACAATACTTTCTACTTTAGGAGAGGCTTTTGTGAAAACTAGATATATGACTCTTTTTCTATTAACTTTACCAGTTATAGGGATACTTGAAAGAAATGGACTAAAAGAAAGAGGGGCTCATTTTATCAAGGGAATGAATAGCCTCACCAGCGGAAGAATCTTATCTTTTTACATGCTTATAAGGACTCTTGCTGCTGCTTTATCTGTCAGACTAGGGGGGCATGTGCAATTTATCAGACCTCTTATTCATCCTATGGCACAGAGTGCCTCTGAAAACAAGTTGAGCAGAAATCTTTCAGAAAAAGAAAATGACAAACTAAAGGGTGTGGCCTGTGCCGTGGAAAATTACGGTAACTTTTTCGGGCAAAATGTTTTTGTAGCATCTGGTGGAGTTCTTCTAATTGTTGGTACACTTCAGGAACTCGGAATAATCGTGGAACCTTACTCTGTTTCTAAGGCTGCCATTCCTATGGCATTTATCTCTGTTATATTATCCTTTGTTCAAAATTACTGGACTGATATGACCCTTTCAAAAGCTCATGTAGATACTCAGTTGGAAAAGGAGGTAAAAGAATGA
- a CDS encoding multidrug resistance efflux transporter family protein: MELTGGSWVWSSSLRFFFMVPFLYIIVFIRGDLKPLIEHMKSNIVTWIKWSTIGFGIFYAPLCFAARSGPSWLIASTWQTTIIAGALLSPLFYIEKTDGDSIKKIRGKIPVKSLSISLFILIGVFIMQADQMSVISKKEIVRGVFPVIIAAFAYPFGNRKMMEVCKGEINTYQRVLGMTVASLPFWIILSAFGFSSIGAPSKPQIIQSLIVAISSGVIATILFFKATDLTKGDSQKMAVVEATQSGELIFSLMGELFIIGGAFPTPVSLTGIIFVAGGMVFHSLSTKNQK, translated from the coding sequence ATGGAGCTAACTGGAGGGAGCTGGGTTTGGAGTTCATCTCTGAGGTTTTTTTTCATGGTGCCATTTTTATATATTATTGTTTTCATAAGGGGAGATCTCAAGCCTCTTATAGAACATATGAAGTCAAATATAGTCACGTGGATAAAATGGAGCACAATTGGATTTGGAATATTTTACGCTCCCCTCTGCTTTGCTGCCAGATCGGGGCCATCATGGCTTATAGCTAGCACGTGGCAGACTACTATTATTGCCGGAGCTTTGCTCTCCCCACTGTTTTATATAGAGAAAACAGATGGTGACAGTATCAAAAAAATCAGAGGAAAAATTCCTGTGAAAAGTCTCAGTATATCTCTTTTTATATTAATCGGTGTATTTATTATGCAGGCTGATCAGATGTCTGTTATAAGCAAAAAAGAGATAGTACGAGGTGTTTTTCCAGTGATAATAGCAGCTTTTGCCTATCCTTTTGGCAACAGGAAGATGATGGAAGTCTGCAAGGGAGAGATAAATACCTACCAGAGAGTTTTGGGGATGACAGTAGCTAGCCTTCCTTTTTGGATTATCCTTTCAGCCTTTGGATTTTCCAGTATAGGGGCACCTAGCAAACCACAGATAATCCAATCTCTCATTGTGGCCATTAGCTCAGGGGTCATAGCAACAATACTATTTTTTAAGGCTACAGACCTTACAAAAGGCGACAGCCAAAAGATGGCAGTTGTTGAGGCAACACAATCTGGAGAGCTTATTTTTTCTCTTATGGGTGAACTTTTTATTATAGGAGGTGCATTTCCAACTCCAGTATCCCTTACAGGAATAATATTTGTCGCCGGTGGAATGGTTTTCCACAGTCTTTCAACTAAAAACCAGAAATAA
- a CDS encoding DNA methyltransferase — MNDSKKYLYVINYPAYEEELCMLEMRALFDREPEDKVLISQVKFNSSNSIFIKKRLEIICEKDTLQEILDYLEKDEIHLKDFKCEYLRLQKGNISYEERIKSTREIGLRIIGNSTMTEPETILGVTKYNNKWFLGINENNDCKWHLHETKPCSYSNSLSVRTARVLINIASKGDPKKKIIDPCCGVGTTLVEGISMGYDIFGYEINPKIVKNAKINLKHFDLETKIMKKDMHDIKENYDASIIDIPYGLFSHTTEKDQQDIINTARRISKRMVMVSFEILDEMVLNAGFEIIDRCTVTKGTFKRYILVCQ, encoded by the coding sequence ATGAATGATTCAAAAAAATATCTATATGTTATAAATTATCCGGCATACGAAGAGGAACTTTGCATGCTAGAGATGAGGGCCTTGTTTGACAGAGAGCCAGAGGATAAGGTTCTTATTTCTCAAGTAAAATTTAATTCTTCCAATAGTATTTTTATAAAAAAAAGACTGGAGATAATCTGCGAAAAAGATACCCTACAGGAAATTTTGGACTATTTGGAAAAAGATGAGATACACCTAAAAGATTTTAAATGTGAATACCTAAGACTCCAAAAGGGAAATATAAGCTACGAAGAGAGAATCAAGAGTACAAGAGAGATAGGTCTTAGAATAATAGGGAACTCAACTATGACAGAACCTGAAACTATTCTCGGAGTAACCAAATATAATAATAAATGGTTTCTAGGGATAAATGAAAATAATGACTGCAAGTGGCATCTCCATGAAACGAAGCCATGCTCCTACTCAAACTCTTTGAGTGTACGGACGGCAAGAGTATTGATAAATATAGCATCAAAAGGTGATCCGAAGAAAAAAATAATAGATCCCTGCTGTGGGGTAGGAACTACACTGGTAGAAGGTATTTCCATGGGGTATGATATTTTTGGCTATGAAATAAACCCGAAAATAGTAAAAAATGCAAAAATAAACCTTAAACACTTTGACCTGGAAACTAAAATCATGAAAAAAGATATGCATGATATAAAAGAAAATTATGATGCCTCTATAATAGATATTCCCTATGGCCTATTTAGCCATACCACTGAGAAGGATCAGCAGGATATAATAAATACAGCTAGAAGAATTTCTAAGAGAATGGTTATGGTGTCCTTTGAAATTTTAGATGAGATGGTTTTGAACGCAGGCTTTGAGATAATAGACAGATGCACCGTCACCAAGGGAACCTTTAAAAGGTATATCTTAGTTTGCCAGTAA
- a CDS encoding DUF979 domain-containing protein, translated as MKNMILEIMYLLTGLVAIATGAYALTDKKHKTKIGTGIFWIIFGVIFMAGKNIPSHIVGILIFVMGGLTAFNKVGCGSQELSSEEYREERSHKIGDSIFFPATSIGLIAFAVAQFTDLGGLVGLGLGSIISLIFTLVVTKENPKYIGYESSRMLQQIGSTTILPQLLASLGALFALAGVGTVISEIMSGIIPENNILAGVTVYCLAMALFTMIMGNAFAAFAVITAGIGIPFVFSHGANPAIAGVLGLTAGYCGTLLTPMAANFNIVPAAIMEMKNKNGVIAAQAPVGLALLFLHIVVMYLWAF; from the coding sequence ATGAAAAATATGATTCTAGAAATAATGTATCTTCTCACAGGACTAGTTGCCATTGCAACGGGTGCATATGCACTTACCGATAAAAAACATAAAACTAAAATAGGAACAGGTATCTTTTGGATAATATTTGGTGTTATTTTTATGGCAGGTAAAAACATTCCTTCCCATATTGTGGGAATACTTATTTTCGTAATGGGAGGACTCACAGCCTTTAATAAAGTCGGGTGTGGTTCCCAGGAATTATCATCTGAAGAGTACAGAGAAGAAAGAAGTCATAAAATTGGTGACTCAATATTTTTCCCGGCTACCTCAATTGGACTTATTGCCTTTGCTGTTGCACAGTTTACAGATTTAGGAGGATTAGTAGGCTTAGGCTTAGGTTCTATTATTTCATTGATTTTTACTCTTGTTGTAACAAAAGAAAATCCAAAATATATAGGATATGAAAGCTCTAGAATGCTGCAACAGATAGGATCTACCACAATACTTCCACAACTTTTGGCATCGTTGGGGGCTCTCTTCGCACTTGCTGGTGTAGGAACAGTTATTTCAGAAATCATGAGTGGAATTATTCCAGAAAATAATATTTTGGCAGGTGTGACAGTATACTGCCTTGCCATGGCTCTTTTCACAATGATAATGGGTAACGCCTTTGCGGCCTTTGCCGTAATTACAGCTGGAATCGGAATCCCCTTTGTTTTTTCACACGGTGCGAATCCTGCAATTGCAGGGGTATTAGGTCTTACTGCAGGTTATTGTGGTACTCTTCTTACTCCAATGGCGGCAAATTTTAATATAGTTCCTGCAGCTATCATGGAAATGAAAAATAAAAATGGTGTAATCGCAGCTCAGGCCCCAGTTGGACTAGCACTACTTTTTCTTCATATTGTTGTTATGTACCTTTGGGCATTCTAG